A stretch of Tenrec ecaudatus isolate mTenEca1 chromosome 2, mTenEca1.hap1, whole genome shotgun sequence DNA encodes these proteins:
- the NHP2 gene encoding H/ACA ribonucleoprotein complex subunit 2: protein MTKIKSDPDGPEAPAEACAGGERTYYELLVNLNPIAQPLASRRLTRKLYKCIKKAVKQKQIRRGVKEVQKFLNKGEKGIMILAGDTLPVEVYCHLPVMCEDRNLPYVYIPSKTDLGAAAGSKRPTCVIMVKPHEDYQQAYDECLEEVQTLPQPL, encoded by the exons ATGACGAAAATCAAGTCCGACCCGGACGGGCCGGAGGCGCCGGCGGAGGCGTGCGCCGGCGGGGAGCGCACTTACTACGAGCTGCTGGTCAACCTGAACCCCATCGCGCAGCCGCTGGCCTCCCGCCGCCTCACGCGGAAGCTCTACAAGTGCATCAAGAAAG CCGTGAAGCAGAAGCAGATTCGGCGTGGTGTGAAGGAGGTTCAGAAGTTCCTCAACAAAGGTGAAAAAGG GATCATGATTttggcaggagacacactccccGTTGAGGTGTACTGCCACCTCCCTGTTATGTGTGAGGACCGGAACTTGCCCTATGTCTACATCCCCTCTAAAACG GACCTGGGAGCAGCAGCCGGCTCCAAGCGCCCGACCTGTGTCATAATGGTCAAGCCCCACGAGGACTATCAGCAGGCCTATGACGAGTGCCTTGAAGAAGTCCAGACCCTGCCCCAGCCGCTGTGA